In Pseudomonas rhizosphaerae, one DNA window encodes the following:
- the nhaA gene encoding Na+/H+ antiporter NhaA, with product MSENKPALPAIPRPQLLTERALAALERFSHIEAVSGIVLLLAAITALVWANSPVGDSYDHFWHTQVTLGLGDFSVSRSLHFLVNDGLMTIFFLVVGAEIRQEIKDGALANMQLATLPLGAALGGVLMPAFLYFALNHGTAASAGWAVPTATDIAFAVGVLALLGKSIPASVRILLLALAIIDDIVAILIIAVFYTASLDYLGLLVAVAGLLLVLVFQRMGISKAYAYVLPGAIVWFGLLKTGVHPTLAGVILGLMTPVYSKPMAERPVDVIRRNFNELMERFTPGSDNRDAVAEPLRQLRDAQREVLPPVQRVQVGLHLWVAFGVMPLFALANAGVSFDGANLSDAMSQHVFAGVMIALVLGKPLGVLLASVLLVKLNICRLPEGVTWGGVGLVGLLAGIGFTMSIFIASLAFTDPTLLASAKLSVLAASTVAAVLGLVWGKLTFGKARPA from the coding sequence GTGTCCGAAAACAAACCGGCCCTGCCTGCCATTCCCCGCCCGCAACTGCTTACCGAGCGCGCGCTGGCGGCGCTCGAACGCTTCTCGCACATCGAGGCCGTCAGCGGCATCGTGCTGCTGCTCGCCGCCATCACTGCACTGGTCTGGGCCAACAGCCCGGTGGGCGACTCCTACGACCACTTCTGGCACACCCAGGTCACCCTGGGGCTGGGCGATTTCAGCGTGTCGCGCTCGCTGCACTTCCTGGTCAATGATGGCCTGATGACCATCTTCTTTCTGGTGGTAGGTGCGGAAATACGCCAGGAGATCAAGGACGGTGCCTTGGCCAACATGCAGTTGGCAACCCTGCCCCTGGGTGCGGCACTGGGCGGCGTGCTGATGCCGGCCTTTCTGTACTTCGCGCTCAACCATGGAACTGCCGCCAGCGCTGGCTGGGCGGTACCGACCGCGACCGATATCGCTTTTGCCGTGGGCGTGCTGGCACTGCTGGGCAAGTCGATCCCGGCCAGCGTACGCATCCTGCTGCTGGCGCTGGCGATCATCGATGACATCGTGGCGATCCTCATCATTGCGGTGTTCTATACCGCCAGCCTCGACTACCTCGGCCTGCTGGTGGCGGTGGCGGGGCTGCTGCTGGTGCTGGTGTTCCAGCGCATGGGCATCAGCAAGGCGTACGCCTATGTGCTGCCGGGTGCGATCGTCTGGTTCGGGCTGCTCAAGACCGGCGTCCATCCCACTCTCGCCGGGGTAATCCTGGGCCTGATGACGCCGGTCTATTCCAAGCCGATGGCCGAGCGTCCGGTGGACGTCATTCGCCGCAACTTCAACGAGTTGATGGAGCGCTTCACGCCCGGCAGCGACAACCGCGATGCCGTGGCCGAGCCTCTTCGCCAGTTGCGAGATGCGCAACGTGAGGTGCTGCCGCCAGTGCAGCGGGTCCAGGTTGGCCTGCACCTATGGGTGGCTTTCGGGGTCATGCCGCTGTTCGCCCTGGCCAATGCCGGGGTGAGTTTCGATGGGGCCAACCTGAGCGATGCGATGTCGCAGCACGTGTTCGCCGGTGTGATGATCGCCCTGGTGCTGGGCAAGCCCCTGGGCGTGCTGCTGGCCAGTGTACTGCTGGTCAAGTTGAACATCTGCAGGTTGCCCGAGGGCGTCACCTGGGGTGGGGTAGGTCTGGTCGGCCTGCTTGCCGGGATCGGTTTCACCATGTCGATCTTCATCGCGTCGCTGGCCTTCACCGACCCCACCCTGCTGGCGTCGGCCAAGCTCAGTGTATTGGCGGCCTCGACGGTGGCAGCGGTGCTGGGCCTGGTCTGGGGCAAGCTGACCTTCGGCAAGGCCCGCCCGGCCTGA
- the glf gene encoding UDP-galactopyranose mutase — MPQVTLDSASRGPSTHADGRPYDYVVVGAGFAGSVIAERLAEGLGLNVLVIDRREHIGGNAYDHLDAADVMVHRYGPHIFHTNAPRIVDYLSRFTQWRPYEHRVLAQVDGHLVPIPINLTTLNTLFGLQMDEAQAERFLADRAQPVECIRTSEDVVINQIGQELYQKFFQGYTRKQWGLDPSQLDKSVTSRIPTRTNDDDRYFTDSFQAMPLEGYTRMFENMLDHPRIDVLLDTDFAKVREQLSYAQLIYCGPVDEYFDFRLGRLPYRSLRFEHKTLEQPQLQAVAVVNYPDEAVPYTRITEYKHLTGQEHPQTSITYEYPCADGDPYYPIPRAENAQLYQRYKALADETPGVTFLGRLGTYKYYNMDQVVGQALALFQRIEQQGQPVHGGMAAATLLDGQGA, encoded by the coding sequence ATGCCTCAGGTAACCCTCGACAGCGCCAGCCGCGGTCCTTCCACGCACGCTGATGGACGTCCCTACGACTACGTCGTGGTGGGCGCAGGCTTTGCCGGCAGCGTCATTGCCGAGCGCCTGGCCGAAGGGCTGGGTTTGAACGTGCTGGTGATCGACCGACGCGAACACATCGGCGGCAACGCCTACGACCACCTCGATGCCGCCGATGTCATGGTCCATCGCTATGGGCCGCACATCTTCCACACCAATGCCCCGCGCATCGTCGACTACCTCTCGCGGTTCACCCAGTGGCGCCCCTACGAGCACCGGGTATTGGCCCAGGTCGACGGGCACCTGGTGCCGATCCCGATCAACCTGACCACGCTCAACACCCTGTTCGGCCTGCAAATGGACGAAGCCCAGGCCGAGCGTTTTCTCGCCGACCGTGCACAACCGGTGGAATGCATCCGGACCTCCGAGGACGTGGTGATCAACCAGATCGGCCAGGAGCTCTACCAGAAGTTCTTCCAGGGCTACACCCGCAAGCAGTGGGGCCTGGACCCTTCGCAGCTGGACAAATCGGTGACCTCGCGGATCCCGACGCGTACCAACGACGACGATCGGTACTTCACCGATAGCTTTCAGGCCATGCCGCTGGAAGGCTACACGCGCATGTTCGAGAACATGCTCGACCATCCGCGTATCGACGTGCTGCTGGACACCGATTTCGCCAAGGTTCGCGAGCAGTTGTCCTATGCGCAATTGATCTACTGCGGGCCGGTGGACGAGTATTTTGACTTCCGCCTGGGCCGCCTGCCCTACCGCTCGCTGCGTTTCGAGCACAAGACCCTGGAGCAGCCGCAGCTGCAAGCGGTGGCCGTGGTCAACTATCCGGATGAAGCGGTGCCCTATACGCGCATCACCGAATACAAGCACCTGACCGGGCAGGAACATCCGCAGACCAGCATCACCTACGAATATCCCTGCGCCGACGGCGACCCCTACTACCCCATTCCGCGCGCTGAAAACGCTCAGTTGTATCAACGCTACAAGGCGCTGGCCGACGAGACGCCGGGGGTAACCTTCCTTGGCCGGTTGGGTACCTACAAGTACTACAACATGGACCAGGTCGTGGGTCAGGCGCTCGCGCTGTTCCAGCGGATCGAGCAACAGGGCCAGCCGGTGCATGGAGGCATGGCAGCAGCCACGTTGCTCGACGGGCAAGGGGCTTGA
- a CDS encoding glycosyltransferase family 1 protein, translating into MLCLSHLRWGFVYQRPQHVMSRLAQSYDVLFFEEPVFADNAKPQLLSSQPTQGVTVLVPQLPAGVPHERVIALQRELLDTYLAEHPHDELLLWYLTPMSLAFTEHLKGQVTIFDCMDELSAFMGAPPELIDREQQLLARADVVFTGGHSLWEAKRHQHANAHSMPSSVDIAHFAKARDLLPDPADQAGISRPRLGFFGVIDERFDIQLVDELARQRPQWQVVLIGPVVKIDPQTLPRRANIHYLGAKQYNELPQYLAGWDVALMPFAINASTRFISPTKTPEYLAGGRPVVSTPIADVISGYGASGVVAIADTPAAFIAAVEQALSAEARDSVLAQADAALNGMSWDKTCAAMKEQIECLR; encoded by the coding sequence ATGCTCTGCCTTTCCCATTTGCGCTGGGGTTTCGTCTATCAGCGACCCCAACACGTCATGTCGCGCCTGGCGCAGAGCTACGACGTGCTGTTCTTCGAAGAACCGGTGTTCGCCGACAACGCCAAGCCGCAGTTGCTGAGCAGCCAGCCCACCCAAGGGGTGACCGTGCTGGTGCCGCAGTTGCCGGCGGGCGTGCCGCACGAACGGGTGATCGCCCTGCAGCGCGAATTACTCGATACCTATCTGGCCGAGCATCCACACGACGAACTGCTGCTGTGGTACCTGACGCCGATGAGCCTGGCGTTCACCGAGCACCTCAAGGGCCAGGTGACGATCTTCGACTGCATGGATGAGCTGTCGGCCTTCATGGGTGCACCGCCCGAGCTGATCGACCGGGAGCAGCAGTTGCTGGCCCGCGCCGATGTGGTGTTCACCGGTGGTCACAGTCTGTGGGAAGCCAAGCGGCATCAGCACGCCAACGCCCATTCGATGCCCAGCAGCGTCGACATCGCGCACTTCGCCAAGGCCCGCGACTTGCTGCCCGACCCAGCCGACCAGGCAGGCATCAGCCGTCCGCGCCTGGGTTTCTTCGGCGTCATCGACGAGCGCTTCGACATCCAGCTGGTCGACGAACTCGCCCGGCAGCGTCCGCAATGGCAGGTCGTGTTGATCGGTCCGGTGGTCAAGATCGATCCACAGACCCTGCCCCGGCGCGCCAACATCCACTACCTGGGCGCCAAGCAATACAACGAGCTGCCCCAGTACCTGGCCGGTTGGGACGTTGCGTTGATGCCATTCGCCATCAACGCCTCGACGCGCTTCATCAGCCCAACCAAGACTCCCGAATACCTGGCCGGTGGGCGCCCAGTGGTGTCCACGCCGATTGCCGACGTGATCAGCGGCTACGGTGCCAGCGGCGTCGTGGCCATTGCCGATACGCCCGCCGCGTTCATCGCGGCGGTTGAACAGGCCTTGAGCGCCGAGGCTCGCGACAGCGTGCTGGCTCAGGCCGATGCAGCATTGAACGGTATGTCGTGGGACAAAACCTGCGCGGCCATGAAGGAGCAGATCGAATGCCTCAGGTAA
- a CDS encoding EAL domain-containing protein, translated as MLKSSFTSPASGARPASSTSLAQASLVTFCASLAVVFALAVSLSLYFARGLDSTEQAQGQSLVQKSIEAERRLLQLTIKDYSFWGEAYRHLHLTVDMEWAYVRENFGPALYDDFGYQAAFVIGPSNRSVYAVIDGKYETVAAADWLGRPVDEWVAAARGLADDEKVFTALTSLAGTPALVVAAAITPSTDPTVQADDRLPSVMLVVNRLDPQRLETLGANMGLQGVRMARPNDATAAHASLTGEHGTAFDLQWDAVRPGRQMIIVVLPLIVLTTLIIFGMTWVMLRRNTRAARALDGSHELLRNSQAALAQSESRFRDVAEASSDWIWETDCDGRVTYLSDRFEAVTGLDKAHWLGTCIDERVDLPDGSLLAWLRSNDGHCNLTTECSYVDVHLHRRTARIAARTIGVQGFRGTATDVTEEIEARRRVEYLSRHDVLTGLPNRSQLRDYLESRLENALAASQSLIMLTIDLDRFKPVNDLLGHATGDRVLYEIGARIRQCVRSQDIVARVGGDEFVMVVAGPIGHEEIEALCRRLIELIEQVIEVDDQDIHVSASIGIAVSPGDAAHAPELLRYSDIALYEAKASGRGTWRFYDGDMNARIVERRRLESDLRYAIKHGELRLHYQPRFRISDGQMVGAEALVRWQHPQRGLLAPDAFIPIAEDTGLITALGDWVMNAACRQASQWPEALFISVNVSSKEFQNGQLVERVKAALQRTGLTAARLELEVTESVMLEDADNALTLMRALKALGVRLAMDDFGTGYSSLSYLRSFPFDGLKIDRSFVSRLGDSQPDLAIIEAVIGLGRALSLTVTAEGVETQEHLRLLDSVACDEGQGYYLSRPLDGASFEELLLTACH; from the coding sequence ATGCTCAAGTCCAGCTTTACCTCTCCCGCATCCGGTGCCCGCCCCGCGAGCAGCACGTCTTTGGCTCAGGCGTCGTTGGTCACGTTCTGCGCCAGCCTAGCCGTGGTCTTTGCCCTGGCCGTCTCGTTGTCACTGTATTTCGCCCGTGGCCTGGATAGCACGGAGCAGGCCCAGGGCCAGTCGCTGGTGCAGAAAAGCATCGAGGCCGAGCGCCGGCTCTTGCAGCTGACCATCAAGGATTACTCTTTCTGGGGCGAAGCCTATCGGCACCTGCACCTCACAGTGGACATGGAGTGGGCCTACGTACGCGAGAACTTCGGCCCGGCGCTGTACGACGATTTCGGCTACCAGGCGGCGTTCGTCATAGGGCCGAGCAACCGCTCGGTGTATGCGGTGATCGACGGCAAGTACGAAACCGTCGCCGCAGCCGATTGGCTCGGGCGACCCGTCGACGAATGGGTGGCTGCGGCGCGCGGGCTGGCCGATGACGAAAAAGTCTTCACGGCACTCACCAGCCTTGCCGGCACACCGGCGCTGGTGGTGGCGGCGGCGATCACGCCCAGCACCGACCCCACCGTGCAGGCAGACGACCGGCTGCCCTCGGTCATGCTGGTAGTCAACCGGCTCGATCCGCAGCGGCTCGAAACGCTGGGCGCGAACATGGGGCTGCAGGGCGTGCGCATGGCTCGCCCGAACGACGCCACGGCGGCGCACGCGTCGCTGACAGGCGAGCACGGCACGGCCTTCGATCTGCAGTGGGACGCCGTCCGGCCGGGGCGGCAGATGATCATCGTGGTCCTGCCCCTGATCGTTCTGACGACGCTGATCATCTTCGGCATGACCTGGGTCATGCTGCGCCGCAACACCCGCGCGGCGCGCGCCCTGGACGGCAGCCACGAGCTGCTGCGCAACAGCCAGGCCGCGCTGGCGCAGAGCGAGTCGCGCTTTCGCGACGTTGCCGAGGCCAGCTCCGACTGGATCTGGGAAACCGACTGCGACGGGCGCGTGACCTACCTGTCCGACCGCTTCGAGGCGGTCACCGGGCTGGACAAGGCTCATTGGCTGGGGACCTGCATCGACGAGCGAGTGGACTTGCCCGACGGCAGCCTGCTGGCCTGGCTGCGCAGCAACGACGGGCACTGCAACCTGACCACCGAATGCAGCTATGTGGACGTGCACCTGCATCGACGCACCGCCCGCATCGCTGCGCGCACCATCGGGGTCCAGGGCTTTCGTGGCACGGCCACCGATGTCACCGAGGAAATCGAGGCCAGGCGACGGGTCGAGTACCTCTCGCGGCATGACGTGCTGACCGGGCTGCCGAACCGCAGCCAGCTGCGCGACTACTTGGAAAGCCGTCTGGAAAACGCGCTGGCCGCCAGCCAGTCGCTGATCATGCTGACCATCGACCTGGACCGCTTCAAACCGGTCAACGACCTGCTTGGACACGCCACCGGCGACCGTGTGCTGTACGAGATCGGCGCACGTATCAGGCAGTGCGTGCGCAGCCAGGACATCGTCGCCCGGGTCGGTGGCGACGAGTTCGTCATGGTGGTCGCAGGTCCGATCGGCCATGAAGAGATCGAAGCGCTGTGCCGACGGCTGATCGAGCTGATCGAGCAGGTCATCGAAGTCGACGACCAGGACATCCATGTCAGCGCCAGCATCGGCATCGCCGTGTCGCCGGGCGATGCCGCGCACGCGCCCGAGTTGCTGCGCTATTCCGACATCGCGCTGTACGAGGCCAAGGCCAGTGGGCGCGGCACCTGGCGCTTCTACGATGGGGACATGAATGCGCGCATCGTCGAGCGCCGGCGTCTGGAAAGCGACCTGCGCTATGCGATCAAGCACGGCGAACTGCGCTTGCACTACCAGCCGCGGTTTCGCATATCCGACGGGCAGATGGTCGGGGCCGAGGCGCTGGTGCGCTGGCAACATCCGCAGCGTGGCCTGCTGGCGCCCGACGCGTTCATTCCGATTGCCGAAGACACGGGGCTGATCACGGCGCTGGGCGACTGGGTAATGAACGCCGCCTGCCGGCAAGCCAGCCAGTGGCCTGAAGCGCTGTTCATTTCGGTCAACGTGTCGTCCAAGGAATTCCAGAATGGGCAACTGGTGGAACGGGTCAAGGCCGCGTTGCAGCGCACGGGCCTGACCGCGGCGAGGCTCGAATTGGAGGTTACCGAAAGCGTCATGCTCGAGGATGCCGACAACGCCCTGACCTTGATGCGTGCGCTCAAGGCATTGGGCGTGCGCTTGGCGATGGACGATTTCGGCACCGGTTATTCATCACTGAGCTACCTGCGTTCGTTTCCGTTCGATGGGCTGAAGATCGACCGCAGTTTCGTCAGCCGGCTGGGCGACAGCCAACCGGACCTGGCCATTATCGAGGCGGTGATTGGTCTGGGTCGGGCGTTGTCGCTGACGGTAACGGCCGAAGGCGTGGAAACCCAGGAGCACCTGCGGCTGCTTGACTCGGTGGCGTGCGACGAGGGCCAGGGCTATTACCTGAGCCGCCCGCTGGATGGGGCCAGCTTCGAGGAGTTGCTGCTGACCGCCTGCCATTGA
- the galE gene encoding UDP-glucose 4-epimerase GalE produces the protein MILVTGGTGYIGAQVVLQLLAHGQTVVILDNLCNSSRTTLERIARLSGRRARFVLGDIRNRAQLDAVFADFPITAVIHCAGLKAVGESVREPLRYYDSNVGGSITLCQAMAAAGVFTLIFSSSATVYGDSPRMPIDETCATGLPTNPYGFSKLMAENVMTSLAASDARWSVGLLRYFNPIGAHDSGELGEAPAQVPNNLLPYLLQVASGQRDVLHVYGKDYATADGTGVRDYVHVMDLAEGHWLALQALIGGSGVRVWNLGTGQGYSVLQVVDAFTRTCGVSVPLVFEPRRAGDVAQCWADPDKARRELGWQARRTLEDMLRDAWRWECRLAAEHRPIVYTPRIAPVAAAQAAPEFAAV, from the coding sequence ATGATTCTGGTCACAGGCGGTACGGGTTACATCGGCGCGCAGGTCGTGTTGCAACTGCTGGCCCATGGGCAAACCGTGGTCATTCTCGACAATCTGTGCAACAGCTCGCGCACCACCCTTGAGCGCATCGCCCGGCTGAGCGGGCGCCGTGCACGCTTCGTGCTGGGGGATATACGCAACAGGGCGCAGCTGGATGCCGTGTTCGCGGACTTTCCGATCACTGCGGTGATCCACTGCGCAGGCCTGAAGGCCGTGGGCGAAAGCGTGCGCGAGCCCCTGCGCTACTACGACAGCAACGTTGGCGGCAGCATCACGCTGTGTCAGGCGATGGCAGCCGCAGGGGTCTTCACCCTGATTTTCAGTTCGTCGGCGACGGTCTATGGCGACAGTCCCCGGATGCCCATCGACGAAACCTGTGCCACCGGACTGCCGACCAATCCCTACGGGTTTTCCAAGCTGATGGCGGAGAACGTCATGACCAGCCTGGCAGCTTCCGATGCGCGCTGGTCGGTGGGGCTGTTGCGGTATTTCAACCCCATCGGCGCGCATGATTCCGGCGAGCTGGGCGAGGCACCTGCGCAGGTGCCGAACAATCTCTTGCCTTATCTGTTGCAGGTGGCGAGCGGGCAGCGGGACGTGCTGCATGTGTACGGCAAAGACTACGCCACGGCGGATGGCACCGGGGTTCGCGATTACGTACATGTGATGGATTTGGCCGAAGGGCATTGGCTGGCGTTGCAGGCCTTGATCGGCGGCAGCGGGGTGCGGGTGTGGAACCTGGGGACCGGGCAGGGCTATTCGGTGTTGCAGGTGGTCGATGCGTTCACGCGCACGTGCGGTGTGTCTGTGCCGCTGGTGTTCGAGCCCAGACGCGCGGGCGATGTTGCCCAGTGCTGGGCCGATCCGGACAAGGCACGCCGTGAACTGGGCTGGCAGGCCCGACGCACCCTGGAAGACATGTTGCGCGACGCCTGGCGCTGGGAATGCCGATTGGCAGCCGAACA
- a CDS encoding beta-glucosidase — MTGPGLFKTFTMAGYECASQRRGDGQRVDVQVSTGHLRWAARDYAQLRASGIECARDGLRWHEIERQPGHYDWSSFLPLLRAARDCDVQVVWDLAHYGYPDGLDIWRPEFVERFARFAGAVARLMVDEGLEAPFYSPVNEISFWSWAGGDVAYFNPRAHGRGLELKHQLVRASIAAIEAIRVHAPQARFVQCDPLIHVVPDSARSVDQERAEGHRLSQFQAWDMLAGRQWPGLGGREDYLDIIGANFYPQNQWRQNGERILQGHPEFRPLAGLLTELHRRYGRPILLAETGAEGDARGPWLEYVGHQLALALQRGVDVQGLCWYPFLDYPGWDDGRYCPAGVFGFADGEGSRAPYHPLLVQLQELERQHGRAR; from the coding sequence ATGACCGGCCCTGGTCTGTTCAAGACGTTCACCATGGCCGGTTACGAATGCGCGTCGCAGCGCCGCGGCGATGGCCAGCGGGTCGATGTGCAGGTCAGTACCGGCCATCTGCGCTGGGCGGCGCGGGACTACGCTCAGCTACGCGCCAGCGGCATTGAGTGCGCGCGCGATGGCTTGCGCTGGCATGAGATCGAGCGACAGCCGGGGCACTACGACTGGAGCAGTTTCCTGCCGTTGCTGCGGGCCGCGCGCGACTGCGATGTGCAGGTGGTGTGGGACCTGGCGCATTACGGGTATCCAGACGGATTGGACATCTGGCGCCCCGAGTTCGTCGAGCGCTTCGCCCGGTTCGCCGGCGCGGTTGCCCGGCTGATGGTCGATGAAGGCCTGGAAGCGCCGTTCTATTCGCCGGTCAACGAGATCTCGTTCTGGAGCTGGGCAGGTGGCGACGTTGCCTACTTCAACCCTCGCGCCCATGGCCGTGGGTTGGAACTCAAGCATCAATTGGTGCGGGCCAGCATTGCGGCAATCGAGGCGATTCGCGTGCACGCGCCGCAGGCGCGGTTCGTCCAGTGCGATCCGTTGATTCACGTGGTGCCCGACTCTGCGCGCAGTGTAGATCAGGAGCGTGCCGAGGGTCATCGGTTGTCGCAGTTCCAGGCGTGGGACATGTTGGCCGGTCGTCAATGGCCCGGGTTGGGTGGGCGTGAGGATTACCTGGACATCATCGGGGCGAATTTCTACCCGCAGAACCAATGGCGACAAAATGGCGAACGGATTCTGCAAGGGCATCCCGAATTTCGCCCGCTGGCGGGGTTGTTGACTGAGCTGCATCGGCGCTATGGCCGGCCGATTCTGCTGGCCGAAACGGGCGCCGAGGGTGATGCCCGCGGGCCGTGGCTGGAGTACGTGGGCCATCAGCTGGCGTTGGCGCTGCAACGCGGCGTCGATGTGCAGGGGTTGTGCTGGTATCCGTTTCTGGATTACCCCGGTTGGGACGACGGCCGCTACTGCCCTGCAGGCGTGTTCGGCTTCGCCGACGGCGAAGGTTCACGGGCACCGTATCATCCGTTGCTGGTGCAGTTGCAGGAATTGGAACGCCAGCATGGGCGTGCCAGGTAA